The nucleotide window TCATTTGAATCAGTTGCCAGCAATTGTAGATGACAAAGTTTAGTAGAAATTTGAAAATTCACTACAACACCACAAATTATTTGTGGGTAAAATATAAGAACAAACtcacaaatacaataaaacaatggAACCACAAGATCTCTGTACTTCTAAATTTTTTACATCACAgcatattaaaaagtgttcaggGTCTACATAACCTATCCCGTAAAAATTAACAGAACAGACAATGACATTAATATGCTTTCAAGTTCAGAAGAAATGCTTAATCAGTGAATGAGACCGATAAATCAGAGCCTGGACTGGATACAGAGGAGGGAGTTATAACAGAATGAGTGCTCTGATGCTGCTCCAGGAggtggaaaaaagcaaaggcCTTGTCACACTCTGTGCACTCATAAACTACCTGCCCCACATGTGTTTCCTGGTGCTGCCGCAATAGCGACAGCTGGCTGAAAGATTTGCAGCACATGTCGCAATGGAAGTCTCCACCAATTTCATCCAGTCTTtcgtgtgtttttttgtgatgtGACAGATCATGAAGTGTGACAAAATTTTTTAGGCACACTGGACACTGGTATCGTCGGGTTTCGTTATGTCGATCTTGGTGGACAACACAGCTCTTAGCGCTGTCAAATGTCCGAGGACAAATTCTGCACTGGTATACTCGTTGATGAATTAGTTCGTGCTTCTTGAGGTACCTCTTTTTTGCAAAGAACTTGCCACAAACAAGGCACTTAAAACGATGGTCAGTGAcatgttgttgttgatgttgttcaAGACTTAGTTTAGAAGGAAAGCGTTTGTCACAGACTGGACAGTTGTAGAAGTCTTCACCTACATCCACTTCCACCTCTTCATCTTCAATAGGGTGTGTTAATGAAACTGTTGGAGCTGTCAGACCCTTCGTCATGTGAAGAGCAGAAGAGGGCATTAAATGGTCAGTGCTTGCAGTTGTACGTTTCTGGCGAGCACAAAAGTGCTGGCGAAAGGCATTACTGCCAAGAAAACTATTACCACACTCAGTACATTCATACTGTGTTGAGGTTGTTAGATGGCATTGCTCGTGATCCAGAAGGTTGCTTTCGCTTGCAAATGTCTCCCCACACGTTTCACAAGGAAAAATGTTCTCAGCATGTTCAGACAGGGGGTTAGCCAATTCCACAGGATGGGGGAAACTATGTAGACCAACTGGAGACTGGTGCAGATTTTCACAGTTACTCATAGTATAACCTGTTGTGCTCTTCTTGCTGGGACTGTCCTCAGACTCTTGGACACCATGACCCTTTAAATGGTTTAAATATTGGTGACGGTAGCTAAAGGACATGTGACATAGATGACACTGGTGGCTATATGCTTTTGAAAGTGGGTGactaagctgatgctttttaagGTGAGAACCTTGAAGGAAATGCTGGTTGCATTCAGTACAAGAATAAGGACGCTCTCTGCCTGCATAGCAACCATGTTCTGAGAGCTGTTCTGTATCCCGAAACCGCTTGTTACAAATACCACAGCGATATTTCAGCTGATCCGCATCAAAAGGTATTAATGTAGATGAAAGAGCATTAGCAGTATCTGCTGGTGGAAGTAAAGGAGGCAGGCTTTCTTCTGGCTCTGTATGAGTCATTCGATGCTGGGCACGGCTAAGTCTGCAAGAGAAAGTTCGATCACAGAGATCACAAGGAAAGTTGTCATCACGGTGTGTAGCCATGTGTTCTGCCAACTGTGCTGGCCCTGTGAAGCTCAGTTGGCATCTGGGGCAACGGTACGGACGACTTTTTCCATGACTATGCTTATGCTTACGTAAAGCAAAGAGCGAAACAAAGCCACGGCCACAGGTTTGGCACTGAAACTCAGACTTGTGGCTGCGCTGATGGTGTTGCAAATGAGCAAGTTGAAAAAAGCACTTGCCACATTCCCCACACTCATGAGGCTTCTCACCAAGATGGCAGCGCTGATGATCTTCCAGACTTTCTGATGTGGTGAAGGATTTACCACAGACATGACAAGGGAAGTATGGTGCAGAGTCAGAGTCATCActatcatcatcaccaccactgTGTATTTCAGCTTCTCCAATATTCACTTCAATATTCACTTCTTTATTTGAGACAAGCCTCCGTTTTGGCTCATGCGCAAAACCCATTCCTGCCTTGTAATGCTTCCGTTTCCAATGTTTTTGGTAAGAACGTCTGTCAGGAAAGGTCTTGTCACACTTACGGCAGGTATACATTCCCACTGACTTCAATGGCTTTTGGTGTACAGCAGACGAGTGTGTTTTTAAAGACTTGTCTGACCAAAAGCGTAGCCCACATGCACTGCAAATAAATGGTCGGTTGGGATCATGACAGTATCTGTGAACATCCAAGTCTGAAGGGTAACGGAAAGATTTGGGGCATTCTGGACATGCATATGGCTTCATTTTGTGTTGCATTTTCAAATGTCTGTGCAATACAGCTGGGTGAGTAAAAACCTTATCACAGACTCTGCAACAATGACCTTGTTTCTCCTCTTGCTTCTGGCGATTATGTTCTTCTAAATGGCTGATAAGTAAGAGTCCATCTGTGAAGCTCTGACCACATTCTGGGCATTGGTATTTGTGAGTTGTGCCATCTTTTTTGCTAAATATCTTCTGTTTCTCTTGAACATCAGATGAATGGGGTTGACTATCTTTATTGCCTTCTTTGCAAGAAAATTCAGTTTGCAGAACCCCAGTCCCCGTAGCTTTTGAACCACTGTTAAAAACCAAAACAGTATTTGTCCCTTTAGAACTCACAAGAAAAGGAACAgttgtctctgtgtgtggctCTTCTTTGGCCACTATTTGAAGTTTATGAcacattctgtggtgttttctCAGGGAGCTCTTGCTCCAGAAGCCCCTTTTGcattttatacaagaaaatGAGAACTGGCCAGAATGGATACGCAGGTGCATTCCAAGACCACTGGCATTCCGAAACTGGACATTGCAGTGCGGGCAAACATAGGATTTCTTATCACCAAGTTCATGGATAGGCAATTTATTAGCAAATAATGCACAGCTGTTTAACCGATCTTCCCCATACCCTTCATCAGCTGGCTCTTCTTTGACATTTACTGAGCTAGATATCTGCTGCTTTAATGAGGATGAGGAATTTAATAACTGGGGAGAAGTGTCTTCCCTGTGCATGGTGAGAAAATGCTGCTGGAGCTGTGAGAACAACAAGAAGCGTTGACTGCAATTAGTACATGAAAAACCTTTGATTTTCGAAGATGTGGTGGAACATGCAGTGGGGTGACTTTCCGATGATTTCGGGCTGACCGCACAATTTTTAAGGTGGTTTCGGAGCTGATCTTGAGAGGAGAATAATTCACCACACATATCACACAACAAACGCTCTATCCTTTCAGCTCCAAAACTGCACTTTATCAAGTGGCGCTGCAAATAGTCACGACGAATGAAACGTTCACCGCAACTAGCGCAGCCAAAAGGCTTTTCGCCTGTGTGCAGGCGGGTATGAACCTTTAGCTGATCTTGATTTTTAAAGCGACGAGGACAATAGGTGCAGAAGAACTTCCGGTTGTCTGAATATTGTCTTTGAATCTTCATTACGATCTCAGATGTTTCGTGGCATGGCTGAGTAATGTTAGCGTCTTGCATAGAATTTGAGCTGTTACTTTCCTCAGAGCTTGCTTTTGAAAAGACTGAGAACATTTTCTCCTTGCACTTTAAATTATGTTTCTTCAATGAAGATAGATGAGAGAAATAAGTGCTACAGTGGTTACAGCAGAAAGGTTTTATTGTGGTATGCAGCAAGGCTACATGGCGAGCCAAATTGGTGCGAGTTGTGAAACGTTTACTACAGCTATTACACTCAAACATTTGCATCTCTTGTGGTTTCTCTACAATTTTCTTCCAACCTTCCTTAAGGTCTTCTAGGCTAATTTTGACAATGCGTACTTCCAGCTTTCGTTTCTTGCCCTTGCAGTGATTCTGATGGACTTTTAGATGATCATATCGAGAAAAACCACTCTCACAGGTCTTGCAACGGTATGGCTTAACACCAGTGTGAGTCAAAATATGACGCCTCAAGTTTCTAGCTCGCATAAAAGTCTTATTGCAGAACTTGCACTTGTattcttcttcatcctctcctTTGGTTACAtgtatagttttcttttttgaaatagTCTCTAGTGATGTTTCCTCTCTTTTAACATCAATCATATCTATTGATCCCCTATAAACGCCATCACAAAAAGCTTCATGATGAAGGTAACGGCTGTGACTCGCGTATCTATGACCACAATGCATGCATGAGTACTGCTTGTCTCTTGCATGAACAACAAGGTGTCTCAGAAGGTAACATCTGTACCTGAAGGCTTTGGGACAGTGAAGACACCGGTATTTTAGTTTGTCCATACTCTTGCTGCTGAAACATTTTGAGTTCTTTAGCACTACATTTCCTGCTAAGACAGACCTGGCCCCAGTACATTTCCTCTCATGGACAATCTGGTTTGATTTTCGGTAAAATGTTTGCCCGCATTTTGCGCATGTAAGCAGAGTAGTTGTAGAGGTGTCTGGGTATTTGGGAGCAGAGGGATCACAGATTTTCTCATGTGACATTAGCCTGagttttttgtaacatttgcCACATTTGGAGCAAGGAAAAAGCACTTTCAAGATATGGTTTTTCTGATGTTTCGATAAGCTGCAGGGCCAGACAAATGTTTGTGGGCAATATTTGCAGCTATATTTTTTCTCAGCCTCTGGTGTTGGGTTgatttgctgtttatttatcTCACCTGTACATTTCTCTTGGTGGGTTTTAAGGGGTTCATTCCGTGAAAAGCACTTCCCGCATCCATGACAGCGATACGGCTTTTCTCCTGTATGTAACCGAATGTGCCGGACTAAGCCAGGACGATTAGAGAAATGTCGTTTACAGAAAGGACACTGCTTTGTAGAATGTGCCGGCATATGTGATAAACAGTGCTGATTCAGTGTCTTGGCACTATCAAAAATCTCCTGACAAAGGCAGCATTTAAACTCTTCGCAGCTGTCTTCTTGCTGCAGTTCTTTCTGTTGTGGGGAGCTATCGTCTTCCTTCAGTGGATTTTGCTGCACACAGTTATGTTTAGACAGGTGCCGAAGAAGAAAAGCAGGGTATTTAAATTGCAATGGGCAGTCAGGGCACTGCAGCATTCCCTTATTAATGtgggtttttctgtgttttattagCTCACCAATAGTGGGAACAATCTTCTTGCAAACAGTGCACTGTATCCTTCTCTGATGGACTTTTTTGTGAGCAATAAGGTGCGAGTGTCGCAGAAAGCGATTGCCACATTCCAAGCAGCGATAAGGCCTTTCACCTTTAtgcagttttgtgtgttttttaagaGAAGAAGCAGAGCTGAAATTCTTTCCACAGTAATTACAAGAGAAGTGCAAGTTGCCAGTGTCATCACTTTTATCTTCAATTATTACACTGTCCTCAATTTCTGGGTTCAGTGAAACAGGCACAGAATTCCGATACCTGAATGGTTTTCCAGTCTTCTCAAACAACTTGTGTTTTGTCATGTGTTTATATTTCCCAGATGAATGAGCAAAAACTGCAGGGCAAAGATTGCACTTATGGTGCAGTCCATCACTTTGCTGAGGGTGTGCGGGTAGCTGGTACTGCAGACTTTCCCTCTGATCCTGAAAATccctttttaatttcaaatgctCTCGGCGCATAAATTCTTTCATGCAAACCATTCTTATGTGTCTGTTACGATTAGAGGAATTAGCAAATGTTCTAGTACATAAAGCACATTTGTACACAATGGTGCTTTTACCTTTGCCTTGCTGTGAAAAGTCCTTAAGACACTGCACCCGCATGTGACGAAAACGGTTATAGGAATATTTAAAGACACGTGGACAAAGTGGGCACTTGTATTGCCCAACacaatttttaaagtgttttataaaTGTAGTCTGATGCCTGGCACTGCCCATTCTGCACTGCTTTTTATGTCTACAAAGATTGCTACTGTGTCTGAAGGCCTTCTTGCAATTATGACACTTAAATCTCCTTTCATCAGAGCCTGAACCGTGGTGTGAACCAGGTTCTCCAAGCTGAAAACCCTTGTCACAAGCCTTATGTTtttcagatttcagtttttccttgCGAAAATCCACTAGCTTCACAAAACAACGTGGTAGCTGAGCTGACATGCTGCTGGAGGACAGCTCTTGTCCCTTCAAAGAACGCTGTGACATCTGGCCACTTGATTTTTCAGGAGAATCTTGGGAAACTGGAACTCGACATCGGCCCAATCGCTTGTGGCGGCTGAGGCTCGCAGATTGAGAGAAGTAGAAGCCACATTTATCACACTTAAATGGGGTAATGCCGGTATGTATACGCTCATGTTTGTGGTATTCATATAATCTGTGAAATGTCAGGTTACAGTACTGACAGCTGTATGATTTAcgaaaactttgttttttcgCGGGCTTTACAACCTGCCCGTTACACAGATGTTGCTTAGCAAGTTTTTCATTGGTGAAATAGCAACCACAGATCTTGCAGAAATGGAAATTAGACGCGGAGTGAGTAATATGGTGGTGCTTAATGAGCTGTGACAAACTCGAGGCTGGTTCTTGGCATTTTGAACAACGATACCCATTTTCCTCGGTAATATTTTGTCTTGAGCATTTCAACAGGACAACAGGATGTAGGAGTTGTTTTAAATCATGATGAGCAAGCTCGTGCTCTGCCATTTGTTCAGTTTCCTGGGTAAAGTGGTTGTTGAAACTGTCACAAGAAAAACTCACCGCAGTTGCACCTATACATTTCACCTGTTCAAAAACTGAGGCAGAAGGGTCATCCGATGTTTGTGCATGTAAACCGTCTTCCCCATGCTGAGAGAAAAGTGAAAGTGTTTGTTCAGTATTCTGATCTGTAGCAACTTGTCCCAAATCCAGTTGTGGCAGGGGGAGTGGTGCACTGTCCTGCATCGCGAGTACTGTTTTTCC belongs to Scleropages formosus chromosome 18, fSclFor1.1, whole genome shotgun sequence and includes:
- the znf1035 gene encoding zinc finger protein 1035, whose amino-acid sequence is MAHGWNNTKLSQNEGFMNLLASPDENLTLQTESLTQEKNLSDNSVNEAVISSHSETCTATNSLQQPKCHDSEGKSEGVSLSLDPQLESCSGHLEGKSCTTSDITVGELNCLIPHHQVFGGCVNAQDKTDLLDQYSDVSSCSELDSGALAEFDPENNCEPERTQIECSFSPFKTSSSSDVAGFLEWTSENENVCGGNDLSDASVTASDLSSYIHGPHKDKEQGNHALMNHNDEVSNISSPPGAICDTSLLRETKESQNLECTLLSYPDGHVNKFNCLLISAKDSGSVDGAKMRNIIPPKADTANCETNTSSQVLESCFDFSETFNLKSSPQDPFHTDSVKVNKDDVLGVIKGGEGPGRSFEFLEHCLGLSSHTVVADQKLSPAKENLNGITETISDTATGGKTVLAMQDSAPLPLPQLDLGQVATDQNTEQTLSLFSQHGEDGLHAQTSDDPSASVFEQVKCIGATAVSFSCDSFNNHFTQETEQMAEHELAHHDLKQLLHPVVLLKCSRQNITEENGYRCSKCQEPASSLSQLIKHHHITHSASNFHFCKICGCYFTNEKLAKQHLCNGQVVKPAKKQSFRKSYSCQYCNLTFHRLYEYHKHERIHTGITPFKCDKCGFYFSQSASLSRHKRLGRCRVPVSQDSPEKSSGQMSQRSLKGQELSSSSMSAQLPRCFVKLVDFRKEKLKSEKHKACDKGFQLGEPGSHHGSGSDERRFKCHNCKKAFRHSSNLCRHKKQCRMGSARHQTTFIKHFKNCVGQYKCPLCPRVFKYSYNRFRHMRVQCLKDFSQQGKGKSTIVYKCALCTRTFANSSNRNRHIRMVCMKEFMRREHLKLKRDFQDQRESLQYQLPAHPQQSDGLHHKCNLCPAVFAHSSGKYKHMTKHKLFEKTGKPFRYRNSVPVSLNPEIEDSVIIEDKSDDTGNLHFSCNYCGKNFSSASSLKKHTKLHKGERPYRCLECGNRFLRHSHLIAHKKVHQRRIQCTVCKKIVPTIGELIKHRKTHINKGMLQCPDCPLQFKYPAFLLRHLSKHNCVQQNPLKEDDSSPQQKELQQEDSCEEFKCCLCQEIFDSAKTLNQHCLSHMPAHSTKQCPFCKRHFSNRPGLVRHIRLHTGEKPYRCHGCGKCFSRNEPLKTHQEKCTGEINKQQINPTPEAEKKYSCKYCPQTFVWPCSLSKHQKNHILKVLFPCSKCGKCYKKLRLMSHEKICDPSAPKYPDTSTTTLLTCAKCGQTFYRKSNQIVHERKCTGARSVLAGNVVLKNSKCFSSKSMDKLKYRCLHCPKAFRYRCYLLRHLVVHARDKQYSCMHCGHRYASHSRYLHHEAFCDGVYRGSIDMIDVKREETSLETISKKKTIHVTKGEDEEEYKCKFCNKTFMRARNLRRHILTHTGVKPYRCKTCESGFSRYDHLKVHQNHCKGKKRKLEVRIVKISLEDLKEGWKKIVEKPQEMQMFECNSCSKRFTTRTNLARHVALLHTTIKPFCCNHCSTYFSHLSSLKKHNLKCKEKMFSVFSKASSEESNSSNSMQDANITQPCHETSEIVMKIQRQYSDNRKFFCTYCPRRFKNQDQLKVHTRLHTGEKPFGCASCGERFIRRDYLQRHLIKCSFGAERIERLLCDMCGELFSSQDQLRNHLKNCAVSPKSSESHPTACSTTSSKIKGFSCTNCSQRFLLFSQLQQHFLTMHREDTSPQLLNSSSSLKQQISSSVNVKEEPADEGYGEDRLNSCALFANKLPIHELGDKKSYVCPHCNVQFRNASGLGMHLRIHSGQFSFSCIKCKRGFWSKSSLRKHHRMCHKLQIVAKEEPHTETTVPFLVSSKGTNTVLVFNSGSKATGTGVLQTEFSCKEGNKDSQPHSSDVQEKQKIFSKKDGTTHKYQCPECGQSFTDGLLLISHLEEHNRQKQEEKQGHCCRVCDKVFTHPAVLHRHLKMQHKMKPYACPECPKSFRYPSDLDVHRYCHDPNRPFICSACGLRFWSDKSLKTHSSAVHQKPLKSVGMYTCRKCDKTFPDRRSYQKHWKRKHYKAGMGFAHEPKRRLVSNKEVNIEVNIGEAEIHSGGDDDSDDSDSAPYFPCHVCGKSFTTSESLEDHQRCHLGEKPHECGECGKCFFQLAHLQHHQRSHKSEFQCQTCGRGFVSLFALRKHKHSHGKSRPYRCPRCQLSFTGPAQLAEHMATHRDDNFPCDLCDRTFSCRLSRAQHRMTHTEPEESLPPLLPPADTANALSSTLIPFDADQLKYRCGICNKRFRDTEQLSEHGCYAGRERPYSCTECNQHFLQGSHLKKHQLSHPLSKAYSHQCHLCHMSFSYRHQYLNHLKGHGVQESEDSPSKKSTTGYTMSNCENLHQSPVGLHSFPHPVELANPLSEHAENIFPCETCGETFASESNLLDHEQCHLTTSTQYECTECGNSFLGSNAFRQHFCARQKRTTASTDHLMPSSALHMTKGLTAPTVSLTHPIEDEEVEVDVGEDFYNCPVCDKRFPSKLSLEQHQQQHVTDHRFKCLVCGKFFAKKRYLKKHELIHQRVYQCRICPRTFDSAKSCVVHQDRHNETRRYQCPVCLKNFVTLHDLSHHKKTHERLDEIGGDFHCDMCCKSFSQLSLLRQHQETHVGQVVYECTECDKAFAFFHLLEQHQSTHSVITPSSVSSPGSDLSVSFTD